The region GTTTGCGCGTGAAATATCCCGTGTAGACGCCGCTTGCAGTCACGCGTGCTTCGGTACGGTCAAGCGGGATTTTGCTTGCGTCAAGCATATCAGCCATGTCTGACAGGCTGCGGCGTCGGACTCTCGCCGGCCAGCCCATCGCATCCGCTAAAAAGTTTTTATGCGGACGATTTTCGTTTGTACTGCAATTCGCGAGCAAGCCGCCCGCGCCAAGCGCACCATATGCCTCGCGCAGCAACCGTCGATACGGTATATCCGGCACATATTCGCCTAAACCGGAGTTTTCAATCACAGCCGGAACCCGTCCGCTCAAAATCTCTTTCAGGTCGAGCGGTTTTCCGATTTTATTGAATAACTTCCTGCAGTGCAACTCAATTGAGCCGCTCAATCCGCGCTGCTCCGCCATCTGCTGTGCGGCAGCGAGCGCGATTGGGTCTTGATCAATCAAAACGACCCGCGGCGTCTTGCCGTGCTCGTGCAATTGCTTTATCAATTCCAGCATTGGCAGCGCCGTGCCGCACCCCAAACTGACGATAATCGGCGAATGTCCGACTTCTTCGTCCGCAGCAAATTCCGTGATCACATCATTCACAAGCTTCATACGCTCGCGAATACCGATACCATCTGCACAATAGCGAATCACGTCCAAGAATTCTGCCGAATTTGAGGCGTGCACAAAGTCGTCTAGACGCTGCATCTTTTCGTCGGCACGCTTAACGCATTCCGCGGTACTCAGCGGCGGCAACCCGCGTACCACACCGAAATTTTGCGCCGTCGCCGCAACCGCCGAATGGAGTGACAGTCCTGACAACTCTGGCACGTCATCACCAAAATGATGGTTCAATATCCGCTCGTCGATCGGACCGCTCATAGTTGGATAACCGCGGTGCTCAGGATTGTCGCGCGCCGCCAAATCAAACGCATTGACAATCGTCACAAGCGCCATCGCGCTGCCGCCTTGCCGCCACCATGCTTCCGCGTCAACCTGATCCGACCCGTATAAATATTGGCGGCGCGCATATTCGACTGGACTGCTTGCATTGACATGACCATCCCACGATCGGCGCAAAACCTCACCCGACGCCAGGTAGCTCAAACGATATGCAATGCCGCCCAGCTCGCCCATGCGTGCAAGTTGCACTTTACTGTCGGCGACACTTAAATAATCAAGCACTTCTTTGATTTTTTCTGGGTTTTCATACGCTGGATCGGTGCGCTCAGCGATGCTCACCGGCAAGCGCTCGCTTCCTGCTTCAACTTCTCCGTAAAGAGCTACAATCTCCGGGTTTAATTCCAACAACCTGCCGCCCATCGGCAATATTTCCGGTCGCTTCAGTCGATCCTGCATATTTTTACTCCCCAGTCTTAGCTGTTTATGCTATTATATTAATAATATGACAAAGATTGCGATAATTGAAGACGACCAAGTGATCAACCAAATGTACCGCATGAAGTTTGAGGCGGCGGGGTTTGATGTCGCGACGGCGAGCGACGGCGAAGCGGGTGTTGCAATCGTAAAAAAGTTCCATCCGGATTTGATTTTACTCGACTTGCAAATGCCAAACATGAACGGCGTTGAAGCGCTTTCGCTAATCCGAACATTGCCAAGCCACAAGCAGACGCCCGTCATCGTACTAACAAATCTCGGCGAAGAAGAAGCGCCGGATGGACTACGCAAGCTCGGCGTGCATAGCTACATTGTGAAAGCCGATTTCACACCGCGCCAAGTTGTTGAGCGCGTGAAACATGCGCTTAATATTCGCTAGTTACAGCTTATCTGCTCGCTTGAGACAGATCTCAATCAAATGATCAAATAGTACCGTATATGTGAGCGGACCGACGCCGCCTTTTTTTGGCGTCATCGTTACATGCGGCATGGCACGCACGCTATCGTCAACATCACCAATAAGTTTGCCGTGCTCACTTGCCGTACCGGCGTCTACCACCACCGCGCCAGATTTTACCATATCTGATGTAATTAACCGCGGCACACCCGTTGCTGTTACAATCACATCAAACCGCTGCATATCGCAAAGCGGCGTTTGATCATCAAATACAGTAATATTCAAGCCGCGCTCGCCCCACAATTTCGCAAGCGGCGCACCAACTAGTTTGCCCCGCCCCACAATCGCAATTACCTTGCTCGCCAAATCGACACCATAGCCCGCCAAAAGCCAATCAATCGCCTGTGCTGTTGCGCTCGGAAATATAGCGTGCTCGCCCAGCCCATCAACGTCTTTTTCCGGTGCAATCGCATTGCAAATCTCGCTCGTACCCACCGGATCATCAAGCGGCAACTGCACGATAATACCCTGAATTGACGCGTCATCGTTTGCCTGCTGCACTATGCTAATCATATCGCTCTGCTCTACCGCCGCAATCTCAACGTCAATCAATATATCGCGCGCATACCGCTGCTTCATGCGCACATACGCCGCGATAACGTCGCTCGCTGTTTTGCTCATCACGATCAACAATTTTGGAGCAATACCGTGCTCTTGCCGCAAATTCCGCACTTGCCGCAACTGGCGTACTTTGATAAATTGCTGCAGTTCGCGCCCATTTAACTCCCGCGTCATGTAATACGATCCTTCCTATCGTCAATAAATGCCGACCATTGCCGCACGAGGCGCAAAATCGTTTTGAACGGCAGCTCAATCAACATATCTAAAATAATTGACACAATGTTAACTTGCGCATATTTATCGCTCATCCAGCGCCCTGCTACGACAAACGGCAAATAAATCGTATCGCGCACAAACGTCAGCCCGTTACTCGCGCTGCGCACAATCTCCAGATCGCGAATCATGCGGCTCAAGCGAAAGCCCAAGAAGCTCGCCGCTGAGAAGAAAAAGAAGAATATCGCAATATGCACAAGCGAGAAATTAAGCAGCAGTAATATCCATATCGTTGCCGCAAATACTACCAAGCTAGACGCACCGTATAATGCCGAAAAGACTACGCTATATTTCCTACCACCTAATTGCCGGCGCACAAGCGTCGTGCTGTCGCTATACAACATCGTATCGACACGATTCACTAATGCCGACGTATTCGCATAGCCCGGCGTATTAAGCGTGAACCGCAGCAACACCATATAAACCGGCGGAAAGAACAGGTTAATAATCAACGGCTGCCACAAAATCGCGCCGTGTGCCCACATATCGTAAGGCACTTCAATCGCGATGCCAATTAAGAATTTCGTAATGATCAAAAACATTACGCTACGCATAATCGCACGATTGATTCGCCCCATGATATTCGTGTACTCTTTGGCAACTTGCTGCTCAAACGCCTCCAAAAAAACTTCGCGCTTCAATAATAACTCCGGTACGTCTTCGCGGGTCTCTATCATGCGGCGTACAATTCGCAGGGGCGCGCCCTGGCGGTCGACAATCCGATACAGTTCATCGTCCACCGAACCTTGCAGCAGCGCATCAATCTTTTGATTGTATGCCACAAACTGATCTAAGTGCTCCACTGATACACCGTAGCGCAATAGCAACCCGGCACGCGCCGTCGCTGCATCGGATTTCATCAGTGCACGGTGAATGGCAACATAAAGCGCTGCGCCATACTCATCGCGCGTCGTTTTTGATACAGCATCGCGCGGGATCGCCTGCTCGAAATACTCGTACGCGAAATCCATAAACGCCACGTCGCGTTCTTTTGGTGCGATGAGCTGCGCTACTCGCACCGACAGCGTTTCAAGCACCCAGCTCGTCGACCGGTCGGCGTTAATACTGCGGCGTTTCTGCAGCTTTTCAAATGCCACATAGTGCTGGCACGCCAACTCCGTTATTGCTTCGATTTGCTCTGGAGCGACGTTATCATTTGGAATGTAACCTGCAAACGTCAGTTCAATTACCAACTCAGTGCCGCTCTGGCGCACAAGCGTTTCGTCGCGTACGATAAATAATTGTTTGAAAAACCGGCGAATCGCATTTTGCAGCAACAAATGCTCGTCGGTATTTTCAGCAGCATTAC is a window of Candidatus Saccharimonadaceae bacterium ML1 DNA encoding:
- a CDS encoding bifunctional 5,10-methylenetetrahydrofolate dehydrogenase/5,10-methenyltetrahydrofolate cyclohydrolase, which gives rise to MTRELNGRELQQFIKVRQLRQVRNLRQEHGIAPKLLIVMSKTASDVIAAYVRMKQRYARDILIDVEIAAVEQSDMISIVQQANDDASIQGIIVQLPLDDPVGTSEICNAIAPEKDVDGLGEHAIFPSATAQAIDWLLAGYGVDLASKVIAIVGRGKLVGAPLAKLWGERGLNITVFDDQTPLCDMQRFDVIVTATGVPRLITSDMVKSGAVVVDAGTASEHGKLIGDVDDSVRAMPHVTMTPKKGGVGPLTYTVLFDHLIEICLKRADKL
- a CDS encoding response regulator, whose amino-acid sequence is MTKIAIIEDDQVINQMYRMKFEAAGFDVATASDGEAGVAIVKKFHPDLILLDLQMPNMNGVEALSLIRTLPSHKQTPVIVLTNLGEEEAPDGLRKLGVHSYIVKADFTPRQVVERVKHALNIR